The proteins below are encoded in one region of Paeniglutamicibacter cryotolerans:
- the tgt gene encoding tRNA guanosine(34) transglycosylase Tgt, whose amino-acid sequence MGHTSVVSSLSETQAPAAAVQATPAHPRQSDFSFEVGTRLSNADGSPALGRTGVIRTPHGDIKTPAFIAVGTKATVKAILPEAVAELGAQAVLANAYHLYLQPGSELLDAAGGLGKFMNWPLPTFTDSGGFQVMSLGSGFKKVIDMKSVDQSGPDDAVAPGKERLANVDDDGVWFKSHLDGSKHRFSPEISMRVQHEIGADIMFAFDELTTLQNSRGYQVESLERTRLWAERCITEHFRLTDQRAGKEYQALFGVIQGAQYEDLRRKACQDLGAMEFDGFGIGGALEKENLGTIVGWCSQELPENKPRHLLGISEPDDIFTAIENGADTFDCVSPTRVARNSAFYTPHGRFNLSGSRYKSDFTPLAEGCECYTCTNYTRAYIQHLYKSKEILSHTLISIHNEYFVVKMVDDARQAIEDGTFHEMKARVMAEYYAGNPDPQGL is encoded by the coding sequence ATGGGGCACACTAGTGTGGTGTCTTCCCTTTCCGAAACCCAAGCCCCGGCCGCAGCCGTGCAGGCCACTCCAGCCCATCCCCGCCAGTCGGACTTCTCCTTTGAGGTCGGGACCCGCCTGAGCAATGCCGACGGCTCCCCGGCCCTCGGGCGCACCGGCGTCATCAGAACCCCCCACGGTGACATCAAGACCCCCGCCTTCATCGCCGTGGGCACCAAGGCCACGGTCAAGGCGATCCTGCCTGAGGCCGTCGCGGAGCTCGGTGCCCAGGCCGTACTGGCCAACGCCTACCACCTGTACCTGCAGCCAGGCTCCGAACTGCTCGATGCCGCTGGCGGCCTGGGCAAGTTCATGAACTGGCCGCTGCCCACCTTCACCGACTCGGGCGGATTCCAGGTCATGAGCCTGGGCTCCGGCTTCAAGAAGGTCATCGACATGAAATCCGTCGACCAGTCCGGCCCCGACGACGCGGTGGCACCGGGCAAGGAACGCCTGGCCAACGTCGACGACGACGGAGTCTGGTTCAAGAGCCACCTCGATGGCTCCAAGCACCGCTTCTCCCCGGAGATTTCCATGCGCGTCCAGCACGAGATCGGCGCCGACATCATGTTCGCGTTCGACGAGCTGACCACGCTGCAGAACTCCCGCGGTTACCAGGTCGAGTCCCTCGAGCGCACCCGGCTCTGGGCCGAACGCTGCATCACCGAGCACTTCAGGCTCACCGACCAGCGTGCCGGCAAGGAATACCAGGCGCTCTTCGGTGTGATCCAGGGTGCCCAGTACGAGGACCTGCGCCGCAAGGCCTGCCAAGACCTCGGCGCCATGGAGTTTGACGGCTTCGGCATCGGCGGGGCGCTGGAGAAGGAGAACCTCGGCACCATCGTGGGCTGGTGCTCACAGGAACTGCCGGAGAACAAGCCGCGCCACCTGCTGGGCATTTCCGAGCCCGACGACATCTTCACTGCCATCGAAAACGGTGCGGACACCTTCGACTGCGTCTCCCCCACCCGGGTAGCCCGCAACTCGGCGTTCTACACCCCGCACGGCCGCTTCAACCTCTCGGGCTCCCGGTACAAATCCGATTTCACCCCGCTCGCCGAGGGCTGCGAGTGCTACACCTGCACCAACTACACGCGCGCCTATATCCAGCACCTGTACAAGTCGAAGGAGATCCTCAGCCACACGCTGATCTCCATCCACAACGAATACTTCGTGGTGAAGATGGTCGACGACGCGCGCCAGGCCATCGAAGACGGCACCTTCCACGAGATGAAGGCACGTGTCATGGCCGAGTACTACGCCGGGAACCCGGACCCGCAGGGCCTGTAG
- a CDS encoding FUSC family protein, translating into MNKGIGSLLTLGPGNRDHLIGLRTALGIFVPLVTLLLLDRLDLTVFVVFGAFTGIYGRVQGYGNRLYAQARAGAVFLVVMALAMAASTYLIDHKDPSRGTWTIVGLTALMAGVASVVVAWLRLRPAGSLFHIFAFAAIASLPAQPPVAQGLGTALATIVFSILLGLAGILRPGYRSLAPFIPRRPVGAVERRMILLEGVGYLVAAGLAGSAAALLGPALSTGHPYWAMVAAVVPLVGHTTAHRIRRGLHRVLGTLVGLGLMALIVVAHPPVWALILVIGAAQFAAEMFVTRNYFIAQIFVTPLALVGVSLVTGPSVQLFYDRALETVLGSAIGVLVVLAPKFWWGQRTV; encoded by the coding sequence ATGAACAAGGGCATCGGGTCCCTGTTGACCCTGGGTCCGGGGAACCGGGACCACCTGATCGGGCTGCGGACGGCCCTGGGTATTTTCGTGCCGCTGGTGACCCTGCTGCTGCTGGACCGGCTGGACCTGACGGTGTTCGTGGTCTTCGGAGCCTTCACCGGAATCTATGGGCGGGTACAGGGCTACGGGAACCGGCTGTACGCCCAGGCGAGGGCCGGCGCCGTGTTCCTGGTGGTGATGGCGTTGGCCATGGCCGCATCGACGTACCTCATCGACCACAAGGATCCGAGCCGCGGCACCTGGACGATCGTCGGGCTGACGGCCCTGATGGCGGGTGTCGCATCCGTGGTGGTGGCCTGGCTGCGGCTGCGCCCGGCCGGATCGCTCTTCCACATCTTCGCCTTTGCCGCGATCGCCTCGCTGCCCGCCCAACCGCCGGTGGCCCAGGGGCTGGGCACGGCCCTGGCCACCATTGTGTTTTCGATCCTGTTGGGGCTGGCTGGGATCCTGCGCCCCGGATACCGCTCGCTGGCCCCGTTCATCCCGCGGCGCCCGGTCGGGGCGGTGGAACGGCGGATGATCCTGCTCGAGGGGGTGGGCTACCTCGTGGCCGCGGGCCTGGCCGGCAGTGCGGCGGCTCTGCTGGGCCCGGCGCTGTCCACGGGGCACCCTTATTGGGCGATGGTCGCCGCGGTAGTCCCGCTGGTCGGGCACACCACGGCGCACCGGATCCGCCGCGGACTGCACCGGGTGCTGGGCACGCTGGTGGGGCTCGGGTTGATGGCGCTGATCGTGGTGGCGCATCCGCCGGTGTGGGCGCTGATCCTGGTGATCGGTGCCGCCCAATTCGCGGCCGAGATGTTCGTGACCCGGAACTACTTCATCGCGCAGATCTTCGTGACCCCGCTGGCGTTGGTGGGCGTGTCCCTGGTGACGGGGCCCAGCGTGCAGCTGTTTTACGACCGGGCGCTGGAAACGGTGCTGGGTTCGGCGATCGGCGTGCTCGTGGTGCTGGCCCCGAAATTCTGGTGGGGCCAGCGCACCGTCTGA
- a CDS encoding NUDIX hydrolase family protein yields MNVRTPDPYPGWLSDEDLHEARQRMPILYVEAIPVRLDPLGYVNELGLLYSADAQGRFLRTFVSGRVMYRETIRAALIRHIEKDLGPMTLPQLPPSPVPFTVAEYFPSPSETGLTDERQHAVSLAYIVPVRGELTPRQDALELTWLSPADALSPEIQNEFAGGRGNLVRQALAHVGYNG; encoded by the coding sequence ATGAACGTTCGCACCCCGGATCCGTACCCTGGCTGGCTCTCCGACGAAGACCTGCACGAGGCCCGACAACGCATGCCGATATTGTATGTGGAGGCGATCCCGGTTCGCTTGGATCCTCTGGGATACGTCAACGAACTCGGGCTGCTTTACTCCGCCGACGCCCAGGGCCGGTTCCTGCGCACCTTCGTGTCGGGACGGGTGATGTACCGCGAGACGATCCGCGCGGCACTGATCCGGCACATCGAAAAGGACCTGGGCCCGATGACGCTTCCGCAGCTGCCTCCGAGCCCGGTGCCCTTCACCGTCGCCGAGTACTTCCCCTCGCCCTCGGAGACCGGGCTGACCGACGAGCGGCAGCACGCCGTGTCGCTGGCCTACATCGTGCCGGTGCGCGGGGAATTGACGCCGCGCCAGGACGCGCTCGAACTGACTTGGCTGAGCCCGGCCGACGCACTGAGCCCGGAGATCCAGAACGAATTCGCCGGCGGCCGCGGGAACCTGGTCCGCCAGGCTCTGGCCCACGTCGGCTACAACGGCTGA
- a CDS encoding YbaK/EbsC family protein gives MSLPAIAPLTSLPALQHPELLAAPTLAALRGWEHGGEVAVVAIDPDVADTAAMMAEYDLTADMGANCVIVSGKRAGVERIAAVLVRADRRADVNGLVKRTLDVRSASFHAMDRAVEESGMEYGGITPLGLPAGWRLLVDPGALEIDVVIIGSGLRTSKLLVPGYLLGELPGAEVIDGIGH, from the coding sequence GCCTACCTGCCATCGCGCCTTTGACCTCACTACCTGCCCTGCAACACCCTGAACTCCTGGCCGCGCCAACGCTTGCCGCGCTGCGTGGCTGGGAGCATGGCGGAGAAGTCGCCGTTGTCGCCATCGATCCTGACGTGGCCGACACCGCCGCGATGATGGCCGAATACGATCTGACGGCCGACATGGGCGCGAACTGCGTCATCGTCTCGGGCAAGCGTGCCGGCGTCGAGCGCATCGCCGCCGTGTTGGTTCGGGCTGACCGGCGGGCCGATGTGAACGGGCTGGTCAAACGAACCCTGGATGTGCGTAGCGCCTCCTTCCATGCGATGGACAGGGCCGTAGAGGAATCGGGCATGGAATACGGGGGGATCACCCCGCTGGGCCTTCCTGCCGGGTGGCGCCTGCTGGTCGATCCCGGGGCATTGGAGATCGATGTGGTCATCATCGGTTCCGGGCTCAGGACTTCAAAGCTGTTGGTTCCCGGATACCTGCTCGGCGAACTGCCCGGCGCGGAGGTCATCGACGGCATCGGGCACTGA
- a CDS encoding queuosine precursor transporter, whose product MGVTSASKKTAAPVKSAVFAAAGSPYFSTVMAVMAVVVILSNIGAAKGVTFGPVVTDGGFFLFPLAYILGDVISEVYGFRQARRAIVTTFALAAFSALCFWIMIALPAADWYDGQDALERTLGPVWRIVAASLLGFLVGQTLNSLVLVRMKERFGERGLVGRLMGSTGVGEFADTLIFCSIAAPVLGISDAPTFVNYVLVGFAYKTAVEFAFVPVTAAVIRWFKRREPSYELPQ is encoded by the coding sequence ATGGGCGTTACTTCCGCCAGCAAAAAAACAGCAGCTCCGGTCAAGTCCGCGGTCTTCGCGGCAGCCGGTAGCCCGTACTTCTCCACCGTCATGGCCGTCATGGCCGTCGTGGTCATCCTGTCCAACATCGGCGCCGCCAAGGGCGTGACGTTCGGCCCCGTTGTCACCGACGGCGGATTTTTCCTTTTCCCGTTGGCCTACATCCTGGGCGACGTGATCAGCGAGGTCTACGGATTCCGCCAGGCTCGCCGGGCCATCGTCACGACCTTCGCCCTGGCCGCGTTTTCGGCCCTGTGCTTCTGGATCATGATCGCGCTTCCCGCCGCCGATTGGTATGACGGGCAGGATGCGCTGGAGCGCACGCTCGGACCGGTCTGGCGCATCGTGGCAGCCTCGCTGCTCGGGTTCCTTGTCGGCCAGACCCTGAACTCCCTGGTCCTGGTGAGGATGAAGGAACGCTTCGGCGAGCGGGGGCTCGTGGGCCGGCTGATGGGATCCACCGGTGTGGGCGAATTCGCCGATACGTTGATCTTCTGCTCGATTGCCGCCCCGGTGCTGGGTATTTCCGATGCCCCGACGTTCGTCAACTACGTGCTGGTCGGTTTCGCCTACAAGACGGCTGTGGAGTTCGCCTTCGTGCCAGTCACCGCGGCCGTCATCCGCTGGTTCAAGCGCCGTGAACCCAGCTACGAGCTCCCGCAGTAG
- a CDS encoding ABC transporter ATP-binding protein has protein sequence MDTHAAPLISATALVSGYGGLDICGPLDLQLRPGTALGIVGFNAAGKSTLLRTLVGYQEPVSGDVLILGAFTDDSSYLYRRAVSVVLDEDAFFPSLSVQEHLDLVARGHGLEHAGELVERELAFFDLEGARTAYPHALSSGQRRRLLLAAALIRPARLLVLDEPEQRLDPQMRAGLAARLRERVAAGATLLVVTHDPGFLAVVADHALVVADGEITARTVDAAAAAIRES, from the coding sequence ATGGACACCCACGCCGCACCGCTGATCTCCGCTACCGCCCTGGTCTCCGGGTACGGCGGGCTGGATATCTGTGGTCCGTTGGATCTTCAGCTCCGCCCGGGCACCGCCCTGGGGATCGTCGGATTCAACGCCGCTGGCAAGTCGACGCTGCTGCGCACCCTGGTCGGCTACCAGGAACCGGTCTCCGGTGACGTGTTGATCCTGGGTGCATTCACCGACGATTCCAGCTACCTGTACCGCCGCGCGGTTTCGGTGGTGTTGGATGAGGACGCGTTCTTCCCCTCGCTAAGCGTGCAGGAGCACCTCGACCTGGTGGCTCGCGGGCACGGCTTGGAGCATGCGGGGGAACTGGTCGAGCGGGAACTGGCGTTCTTCGACCTGGAGGGCGCACGCACCGCCTATCCGCATGCCCTGTCCTCGGGCCAGCGGCGCCGGCTATTGCTGGCTGCCGCCCTGATCCGTCCGGCGCGGCTGCTGGTGCTCGACGAGCCCGAACAGCGCCTAGACCCGCAGATGCGTGCCGGCCTTGCAGCCCGGTTGCGTGAGCGGGTCGCTGCCGGTGCCACACTGCTGGTGGTCACGCACGATCCGGGTTTCCTGGCTGTGGTGGCGGATCACGCGTTGGTCGTAGCGGATGGCGAGATTACTGCCAGAACAGTCGATGCCGCTGCAGCCGCGATCAGGGAATCCTAA
- a CDS encoding DUF6297 family protein yields the protein MAAAMLNEPVDFDPWIRSRTAEREAKRGRFGERAADAYMAVLALFMVVLFATGIAQAFTQNFRTGLEGGLLRPGLGVVPPASAASALLMVALLAMLSLFSRLGPSAVDRAQGFWWLSLPVRRTPFLARLLRQRLVWIIALGLVLWIPLGIALLDAGQRLPAAVGIGLGALCLGLMLAVLALIAAVAQFAGRARWIRGGLGFGTTALALVYALDAVLHAAGHPGLERLWAVLPVSWPAAAQGGAWWIVPALAASVAGLFAYVAPRLERNSSRELMARGASSAHAGAALAMLDTKVLGSAIEQAGAHESRRQAAQRESIRRRGSDAFGRMLPAALARGPLGALMRAEALVLLRTGSVWSSLAAGLLLPVAGTLAVGAGQPVALCTLVLIGACIAAKGAGAAAAQAADVPALDSIIPLGRGAIRRAHGAVAGILLAVYGAVLAAYLGWAVALDGRSVGLLVAIGVLAGIGLAAGTVRLAYRPGLDWGSVMVLALMNKATQPLLAHFTRGYDVMVLAVIPLLVGLFLAPVPPMLAVVALVVAGVAWFTGTHVADRPPPRN from the coding sequence ATGGCAGCGGCAATGCTCAATGAACCCGTCGACTTCGACCCTTGGATTCGGTCCCGGACGGCCGAACGCGAGGCAAAACGAGGACGCTTCGGGGAGCGGGCAGCTGATGCCTACATGGCGGTGCTCGCCCTTTTCATGGTGGTCCTCTTTGCCACGGGCATCGCCCAGGCATTCACCCAGAACTTCCGCACCGGGCTGGAAGGCGGACTCCTGCGGCCCGGGCTCGGCGTCGTTCCCCCGGCCTCCGCCGCCTCCGCCCTGTTGATGGTGGCGCTGCTGGCCATGCTCTCGCTCTTCTCCCGGCTCGGCCCCTCCGCCGTGGACCGGGCCCAGGGTTTCTGGTGGCTGTCACTTCCGGTGCGCCGTACGCCGTTCCTGGCGCGGCTGCTGCGCCAGAGGCTGGTCTGGATCATCGCGCTGGGCCTGGTGCTGTGGATTCCGTTGGGCATAGCGTTGCTCGATGCCGGGCAACGGTTACCCGCTGCAGTCGGGATTGGTTTGGGCGCGCTGTGCCTCGGACTGATGCTTGCCGTGCTGGCGTTGATCGCCGCAGTGGCCCAGTTTGCCGGGCGGGCCCGTTGGATCCGCGGCGGTCTGGGGTTCGGAACGACAGCGCTGGCGCTGGTCTATGCATTGGACGCCGTGCTGCATGCAGCCGGACACCCGGGGCTGGAACGGCTCTGGGCGGTGCTTCCCGTGTCTTGGCCCGCTGCCGCCCAAGGTGGAGCCTGGTGGATCGTGCCGGCACTTGCGGCATCGGTAGCCGGGTTGTTCGCCTATGTGGCGCCGCGGCTGGAACGTAACTCCAGTCGCGAACTGATGGCCCGCGGTGCTTCGAGTGCCCATGCCGGTGCTGCATTGGCCATGCTCGATACAAAGGTGCTGGGCTCGGCCATCGAACAGGCCGGGGCGCACGAATCGCGGCGGCAGGCGGCCCAACGGGAATCGATTCGCCGTCGCGGCTCCGATGCCTTCGGCCGGATGCTCCCTGCCGCGCTGGCCCGCGGGCCGTTGGGTGCGTTGATGCGGGCCGAAGCACTGGTACTGCTGCGTACCGGTTCGGTATGGAGTTCGTTGGCTGCCGGGTTGCTGTTGCCCGTCGCCGGAACCTTGGCAGTGGGCGCGGGGCAGCCGGTGGCACTGTGCACACTGGTATTGATCGGGGCCTGCATCGCGGCAAAGGGGGCAGGTGCGGCAGCTGCCCAGGCCGCGGATGTCCCCGCGCTGGATTCAATCATCCCGTTGGGCCGCGGGGCCATCCGCCGGGCGCACGGGGCTGTCGCAGGAATCCTTCTAGCCGTCTACGGTGCGGTGCTTGCCGCCTACCTGGGCTGGGCGGTGGCATTGGACGGGAGATCGGTCGGCCTGCTGGTGGCGATCGGGGTCCTGGCTGGTATCGGGTTGGCCGCCGGCACGGTGCGCCTGGCCTACAGGCCGGGGCTGGACTGGGGTTCGGTGATGGTGCTGGCGCTGATGAACAAGGCCACCCAGCCTCTTCTCGCGCACTTTACCCGCGGTTATGACGTAATGGTGCTGGCCGTCATTCCGCTGCTGGTGGGCCTGTTCCTGGCACCGGTCCCCCCGATGCTGGCAGTGGTGGCGCTCGTTGTGGCGGGCGTCGCCTGGTTCACCGGAACCCACGTCGCGGACCGGCCCCCTCCCCGGAACTGA
- a CDS encoding TetR/AcrR family transcriptional regulator: protein MTKQTAKGTESRQKLLNAAMKLFAQNGFQGTTMRAIAEESGLSLGNSYYYFESKEQLVGELFRLLQDRQRALAWPRLQEGNNLETNVRLTLEATLEVLAPYRDFGPAFIRAAFAGGDPASGNVNKAKEFGLWRQAVATCRPQPPLAIRQDLPQLLWLIQRGIILFWAYDGTEDARRTLRLIGNAAPVIARLAVLSRLPVVRTILDDIISLVRSSS, encoded by the coding sequence ATGACCAAGCAAACCGCAAAAGGGACCGAATCCCGGCAAAAGCTGTTGAACGCCGCCATGAAACTCTTCGCCCAAAACGGCTTTCAGGGCACGACGATGCGCGCCATTGCAGAAGAATCGGGACTATCGCTGGGGAACTCGTACTACTACTTTGAATCCAAGGAGCAGCTCGTCGGCGAGCTCTTCCGCCTCCTGCAGGACCGGCAGCGGGCCCTCGCATGGCCCCGGTTGCAGGAAGGCAACAACCTGGAGACCAACGTCCGGCTTACCCTGGAGGCCACACTGGAGGTCCTCGCCCCCTACCGGGACTTCGGCCCGGCGTTCATCCGCGCAGCCTTCGCCGGAGGAGACCCGGCCTCCGGAAACGTGAACAAGGCCAAGGAGTTCGGGCTTTGGCGCCAGGCAGTTGCCACCTGCCGGCCACAGCCACCGCTGGCCATCCGGCAGGACCTTCCCCAGCTGCTCTGGCTCATCCAGCGCGGCATCATCCTCTTCTGGGCCTACGACGGCACTGAGGATGCCCGACGAACCCTGCGGTTGATCGGAAATGCGGCTCCGGTCATTGCCCGGCTGGCCGTACTTTCCCGGCTGCCGGTGGTGCGCACGATTCTGGACGACATCATCTCCCTGGTTCGCAGCAGCAGCTGA
- a CDS encoding MDR family MFS transporter: protein MTDRLSRRDKTTIGVLLVAAFVVILNETIMNVALPRLMEEFQVSASAIQWLATAFMLTMAVVIPMTGFLLQRLPIRTVFILAIGLFSTGTLLAGVAPGFEVLLGARVIQASGTAIMMPLLMTTILNLVPAHRRGGVMGNVSIVISVAPAIGPTISGLILHSLPWRFMFLIVLPIALAALVIGARLLPRDSRQSTARISVPSLLLSVPAFGGLVYGLSGIGSPDPATRTIALVSLGVSLVAMLGFVLLQLRLQRTDAALLDLRPFTYRNFTLSLILMVLAMVALFGVIILLPMYLQNVRGLDTLGTGLLMLPGGLLMGLLAPLVGRLFDRVGARPLMIPGGILLAVVLFSYTTIGEATPLWMLIGLHLLMSTGLALIFTPAFTSGLNPLPHSLHSHGAAVLSTLQQLGGAAGTALLVGVMSAGTRNAALAGQRDMAAQAAGFNGAFLVAAVVSLGIIVLASMIRRPEGSGTTEPSQEVVLEAR, encoded by the coding sequence GTGACAGACCGACTTTCGAGGCGGGATAAGACCACCATCGGAGTGCTGCTCGTTGCTGCCTTCGTGGTGATCCTCAACGAAACCATCATGAACGTGGCGTTGCCGCGGTTGATGGAGGAATTCCAGGTCTCCGCCTCGGCCATCCAGTGGCTGGCCACGGCGTTCATGCTCACCATGGCGGTGGTCATCCCGATGACGGGCTTCCTGCTCCAGCGCCTGCCCATCCGCACCGTGTTCATCCTGGCGATCGGGCTGTTCTCCACCGGAACGCTGTTGGCCGGTGTGGCACCGGGATTCGAGGTGCTGCTGGGGGCCCGCGTCATCCAGGCTTCCGGCACCGCCATCATGATGCCGCTGCTGATGACCACCATCCTCAACCTGGTCCCGGCGCACCGCCGCGGGGGCGTCATGGGCAACGTGTCCATCGTGATCTCGGTGGCCCCGGCCATCGGCCCGACGATTTCCGGGCTGATCCTGCACTCGCTCCCGTGGCGCTTCATGTTCCTGATCGTGCTGCCGATCGCCCTCGCTGCCCTGGTGATCGGCGCCCGGCTGCTGCCGCGCGATTCCCGGCAGTCCACGGCGCGGATCTCGGTCCCCTCGCTGCTGCTCTCGGTCCCGGCCTTTGGTGGCCTGGTCTACGGCCTGAGCGGCATTGGTTCCCCGGATCCGGCGACGCGCACCATCGCGCTGGTGTCCCTGGGAGTCTCCCTGGTGGCCATGCTCGGATTCGTGCTGCTGCAGCTGCGCCTGCAGCGCACCGACGCGGCGCTGCTTGACCTGCGCCCGTTCACCTACCGCAACTTCACCCTCTCGCTGATCCTCATGGTCCTGGCCATGGTCGCATTGTTCGGCGTGATCATCCTGCTGCCGATGTACCTGCAGAACGTGCGTGGGCTCGACACCCTGGGCACCGGCCTGCTGATGCTTCCCGGTGGGCTGCTGATGGGTCTGCTGGCACCGCTAGTGGGACGGCTTTTCGACAGGGTCGGCGCCCGCCCGCTGATGATCCCCGGCGGCATCCTGCTGGCGGTCGTGTTGTTCAGCTACACCACCATCGGCGAAGCCACCCCGCTGTGGATGCTGATCGGCCTGCACCTGCTGATGTCCACCGGACTCGCATTGATCTTCACCCCGGCGTTCACCTCGGGCCTGAACCCGCTGCCGCATTCGCTGCACTCGCACGGCGCGGCCGTGCTCTCGACCCTGCAGCAGCTCGGCGGAGCAGCCGGGACCGCGCTGCTGGTGGGAGTCATGTCCGCCGGTACGCGCAATGCGGCGCTGGCGGGCCAGCGCGATATGGCGGCCCAGGCAGCTGGCTTCAACGGAGCTTTCCTGGTCGCTGCCGTTGTTTCGCTTGGAATCATCGTCCTGGCGTCGATGATCCGCCGTCCGGAGGGCTCCGGCACGACGGAGCCCAGCCAGGAGGTCGTGCTCGAAGCCCGCTAG
- a CDS encoding hydroxymethylpyrimidine/phosphomethylpyrimidine kinase, translated as MTSSTTASRPAITLTIAGSEATGGAGAQADLKTFQELGVFGIAALTCIVSFDPKDNWNHRFVPVDTQVIADQLEAVQTCYAADLDTVKLGMMGSPATIDTVATALRSQQWKNIVLDPVLICKGQEPGHALDTDQALKAILLPLATFVTPNHFEAESLSGITINTVEDLTRAARLIHAASGAAVLAKGGVRIAGSEAVDVFYDGTVTEVLSAPKVGEVAVSGAGCSLAAAITAELAKGATPLEAARTAKAFVTEGIKNRVSSAAPFDALWQGGNR; from the coding sequence ATGACTTCGAGCACAACCGCATCCCGTCCCGCCATCACCTTGACCATTGCCGGTTCCGAAGCGACCGGCGGCGCCGGCGCCCAAGCCGACTTGAAGACCTTCCAGGAACTGGGCGTCTTCGGCATCGCCGCATTGACCTGCATCGTCTCCTTCGACCCGAAGGACAACTGGAACCACCGCTTCGTCCCGGTCGACACCCAGGTCATTGCCGACCAGCTGGAAGCCGTGCAGACCTGCTACGCGGCAGACCTGGATACGGTCAAGCTGGGCATGATGGGCTCCCCCGCCACGATCGATACAGTAGCCACGGCACTGCGGTCCCAGCAGTGGAAGAACATCGTGCTTGACCCGGTGCTGATCTGCAAGGGCCAGGAGCCGGGCCACGCACTGGACACCGACCAGGCCTTGAAGGCCATTCTGCTTCCGCTGGCAACGTTCGTTACCCCGAACCACTTCGAGGCGGAGTCGCTTTCGGGCATCACCATCAACACGGTCGAGGACCTCACCCGAGCCGCACGGCTGATCCACGCGGCGTCCGGCGCCGCGGTCCTAGCCAAGGGCGGGGTCCGGATTGCCGGCTCCGAGGCAGTCGACGTCTTCTACGACGGAACCGTCACCGAGGTACTCTCGGCCCCGAAGGTCGGAGAGGTTGCCGTCTCCGGCGCCGGATGCTCCTTGGCCGCCGCCATCACCGCCGAGCTGGCCAAGGGCGCCACCCCGCTTGAGGCCGCGCGCACCGCCAAGGCCTTCGTAACCGAGGGCATCAAGAACCGGGTTTCCTCGGCAGCCCCGTTTGACGCCCTGTGGCAAGGTGGTAACCGCTAA